The DNA window TCCTTCAGTGAAGGAGCAGCTTTTCTCCATTGGTGTTGTTTCCCGAAATGTTTCTCGCTGTTATTGGACATGGTAATAATTCTTGTGGCTGAAAAAGGCCCTGCAATTTATAATTGAACACTTATAAATGGAAAGCTGTATGTTTAGTAAACTCAAGAAAGTTCTGCTAGAAGTAGAAGCAGGCATCCACCTTTTTAGAGGTGCCATTGTAGGGCTGTTGTAAATGATCTTTCTAGGTAAGCAAAACCTCAAAGGTTCTCAGTGTGCATCTTGGGCCCAGCACTTTGCTTTGTGTGAAATGGGGTTAGGGCACACTAAGGTAGCTAGATAGGGTGggtcacacctgtaattccaacattcagagagctgaggtaggaggactaCTACTATGTCCAGGCCAGCtctggctacatagagagtttcaagacagccaggaaaagaaaagaggaaaagcatGGAGGGAGGTCCGTGAGGTGCTTTGAATAAACACAAGGCATCCATACTCAGCTGCCAAAACTGCggaggctggagaggaggcctcttagtgaagagcacttgctgttcccAGTATCCCCACTAGGGGGCTCACACCTGCTTAAAACTCCAGGCTAGACCAGAGGATCTGAAGACCTCTACTGGTCTTCTCAGGCACTCCCTTGCCTGGCATATATTCAccaacacacgcacgcacgcacgcgcgcgcgcgcacgcacacacacacacacacacacacacacacacacacacacacacgcaaaatcttttttaaaacacacacacacacacacacacacacacacacacacacacgcaaaatcttttttaaaaagagccagagatggcggtgcatgcctttaatactaGGACCAGGGAGGCAAACGCAGACGGATCACTGTGAGTCCCATACTGGgctggtctatacagcaagttccaaggcagccaggactacaaagtgAGGCCCgctctccaaacaaacaaacaacaaacaaacaaacaaatcagcaaCAAAAACCTCACTGGTAACTCTCTCTTCCTTACTCGCTcatgcacagcacagcacaaaaCAAGACCCCAAAAGTAGGAGGGGAATGTGGTGGGGGAGTGGAAAGGGGATGGTAGAAGGTAAgaaggggcaaaaaaaaaaaaaaaaacaaaacaaaacaaaacaaaaaaaaaaaaacaaaaaaccaacccagAAGCACATATGAAATTGTCagaaagtaactttttttttaaaatgtgactttcagggcaggcaagatggctcagtgggtaaaagcactttcAAATCTGAGGGCCTGAAGTTGATTCCTTGGACCCACATAGTAGGGGAGAGCTAAGTCTCAAATAATTGGTCTCTGACTTCCACGTGGTGTGTCGAGGAACTCACTTGTGCTTGTGCTCGTAAATAAatgcatgtgaatgtgcacacacatgttggGTAAAAGGTAATAAAAGCCTGCTTGGGTTTGAAAAGgtgcttactgccaagcctgaccagCTGAGTGTTATCTTCAGCACTCATACAGTAGGAGCAGAGAACAGATGGCCCCGGAGGCTGCTTAAACAGAAGATAACCCAGATGACCCCAGGAGGACAGTGCACACTGAGGCATAGCCAGAACTGTTACACTGTACATCACGAATTATTTGGTGACAAACAATGTTTTCTATTATTCAGGAAGGTCATGAAAGTCAACAGGCCTCAACGGACTGTGAAATGTGAGATACAGGCCTGCAAGAATTTTAGCCTCTGCATTTCCTGATAAAGACCTTCCGGGTGGGATTTACTGCTTATTGTGTCTGTTAGTTCTTCTGTATGCACTTGGGTCTAAAAAGTATCTGTTTCTTAGAAAAGAGGAGTGGCTAAAAGCTAAGGAGATCATATTCCGAATTTGGAACATATCCCAAATCTTGTTCAGCGCAAGATGTCAGCAGGTAAGGTTACTACCACCAAGTCTCCTGATCTGAGTTCGATGCTGGAATCCACGTgacagaaggaaaggaatggCTTCTTCAATTGTATACTGGCTCTGCAACATGCTCCCTCCCCCATTAAACAAACAcagtataataatttttaaaaagacttgttCAGGTTCCCAAAGAGTCAAGGAAACCAGATAAGTCAGGTTGTTTTATATCTAGAAGCGTGAACTTGTAACTTAATTCTCAGGATCCTTTTTTTTCTGAACTAAAAACTCTTCAGGGGTAGTAAAAACACAATTCTGAAATCCTATCCTTCATGCAGATATTTAAGACCCGAGGCTACACTGTATAGAATTGAGCTCTGCCCTAGGttcataaaatatacataaaacacaAGGCTGGTGCATCTTTAACCAAACCAAACAGCATATGTGTGTCAGCACCTACAGACATACTAGGTATCCCTACAGTTGGGCCAGGCAATCTGTAGTCTAAGAGgctgaagagaaagacaaaaccaGGTGTAGGTTAGACAGCAAGGCAGGAGCAGAAGCGGTGGGAAGTTATGACACAAAGTTGGAAGGGAAAGGAACTCACATGGGTGTACGGAAAAGAAGACTGTAGACCGAAGGCACTCTGGACAACTTCCAGAAATTTCTAGAGTGAGAACTGTCAAACTATCCTGACTAAAACCCACTTTCTCCTCCAATTTAAGACTCAATACTGAAGAGAAAGGAATGGTGGGAAGGCTGCCCGACTGGGGCAGTGGGTGTGGTGAGATGGTTAAAGTAATGCGGGCAAGAAGGGATGGAGTATGCGGGCAAGAGAGGATGCAGTATGCGGGCTGGAGAGGACGTGGAGTGAGCGTGGACACCGAGGGGAGCGGCCCGTGGGACACCGGGCGCTCTTAAGGGCTGCGCGATGCGGCGAGGCTGCCAGCCATCCTGGCGCGCATGGGGTTAAGCCTCCGCGGCCGAGGGCAGAGCCCGGTTTCCAGGGAAACGGCTCCGCCAGTTCCGGCGGCGCGGGCGCGTACCACTGAGCAGGGGTGCCGGCGCGGAGGACGCGAAGGGCGCAGCGCGGCTGGCCGACTCCTGGGGCGCGGGCCCGATTACGCCGGTGAGTTCGCCACGTCCCGCTGCCCGCGGCCGTGAGCCGAACCCGCGCGGCCTAGGCCTGGGAGGAGCGGCGCGCGGCGGCTTCGGAGTTCCCCCGCGCAGCGGCCGAGTGCCAGCAGCCCGGGGCTGGGCGGTTTGAACCGCGGACGGCAGACAAAGGCAGCAGGAAGCCGTCCGCAGCCCGAGCGCCCGGCCCGGGCCTCGCCGGCGCGCGCAGCAGCGACGCGGCCGGGCGCGGGATGCCGCAGGGCTCGGGGCGGCGGCGGCGCGCGGGCGCGGACGCGGCGCCCGCCCCAGCCGGGATGTGAGGCCCGAGCGGCCGCGCGGGGgcgggaagggaggcaggaaggaagcgCCGCTCGGACGCGCCGGGAGGAGGAGCGGCGGCCCGGCCGGAAGGCGGGGAGGGGCGGCCGTTGGCCCGCGGCGGCCCGCTCTCGGCGCCTCCCGGGGCGGCGGCGCCCGCGCCTCCTGCACCCGGCGCGGCGTAGCGGCGGGAGGAAGATGGAGACCCACATCTCGTGCCTGTTTCCGGAGCTGCTGGCCATGATCTTCGGCTACTTGGACGTCCGAGACAAGGGTCGCGCGGCGCAGGTGTGCACGGCCTGGCGGGACGCCGCCTACCACAAGTCAGTGTGGCGGGGCGTGGAGGCCAAGCTGCACCTGCGCCGGGCGAACCCGTCGCTGTTCCCCAGCCTTCAGGCCCGGGGCATCCGCCGCGTGCAGATCCTCAGCCTCCGCCGCAGCCTCAGCTACGTGATCCAGGGCATGGCGAACATCGAGAGCCTCAACCTCAGCGGCTGCTACAACCTCACCGATAACGGCCTGGGCCACGCGTTCGTGCAGGAGATCGGCTCGCTGCGCGCTCTCAACTTGAGCCTCTGCAAGCAGATCACAGACAGCAGCCTGGGCCGCATAGCCCAGTACCTCAAGGGCCTGGAGGTGCTAGAGCTGGGGGGCTGCAGCAACATCACCAACACCGGCCTTCTGCTCATCGCCTGGGGGCTGCAGCGCCTCAAGAGCCTTAACCTCCGCAGCTGCCGCCATCTCTCAGACGTGGGCATCGGGCACCTGGCCGGCATGACGCGCAGCGCTGCCGAGGGCTGCCTGGGCCTGGAGCAGCTCACTCTACAGGACTGCCAGAAACTCACGGATCTTTCTCTGAAGCACATCTCGCGAGGGCTGACGGGCCTCAGGCTCCTCAACCTCAGCTTCTGTGGCGGGATCTCGGACGCGGGCCTTCTGCACCTGTCGCACATGGGCAGCCTGCGCAGCCTTAACCTGCGCTCCTGCGACAACATCAGCGACACTGGCATCATGCATTTGGCCATGGGCAGCCTGCGCCTCTCCGGTCTGGATGTGTCATTCTGTGACAAGGTGGGAGATCAGAGCCTGGCTTACATAGCCCAGGGACTGGACGGCCTCAAGTCCCTCTCCCTTTGCTCTTGCCATATCAGTGACGATGGCATCAACCGCATGGTGCGGCAGATGCACGGGCTGCGCACGCTCAACATTGGACAGTGTGTGCGCATCACGGACAAGGGACTGGAGCTGATCGCTGAGCACCTGAGCCAGCTCACAGGCATAGACCTGTACGGCTGCACTAGGATCACCAAGCGCGGCCTGGAGCGCATCACGCAGCTGCCCTGCCTCAAGGTACTTAACCTGGGACTTTGGCAGATGACGGACAGTGAGAAGGTCAGGTGAGGGCGGCAGTTCCAGTTACCCTGCCCCGCCCTGTTCATCCCAGGACCACCACTGTTCCCGCACCCTCACGCGCGCACTTACACATTCAGGGCAGTGGCCGCGATGGGGCGATGACGCGAAGCCTGGGCTCTTTTCTCCTAGTCTGGCGCCCCTCCCCACTGCGTCTGGGGTTCTTCTGCTCCCTCTAcccactctcctctcctttcGCAGTGAGTGGAGAGATGGACCCTGCTGCTTCTCTGCCCACTCTTCTGCAGGGTGTGGAGACTTTCAGCCACCGCCAACTGTATCCTGGGGCACTGCATTTGGaaatggggtgggggcggggagggactAGTTTCAACCCCGAGGAGTTGAGGAAAGATGTCTGCCTTCACGTATACTTTCATTTGGATACTGTGATCTGGCTTTTATTTCGAAATGTGTAGAAAGCAAGCCCGACTAAAGCAGCCTTTTCATCCACATTGTAGCCAGTCTCCTCTCATCGCTGCCCTTCGGTGTCTGCGACTCACTtcggttttggttttgttcttgttcttttttggttttgtttttttatctgctttccttttaattttcaaagaatttGAAATCATAGTCCTTTTTTTCTGCTGAGtatattctatatattctatatatatatgtgtcctATATATATGTGTCTGGCTACCTcgttttagtttacttttttctCTTAAGCCCTGGAATTCTACAAGAGAGATATTTTGAGATTGAAACATTTTTGTGCCTAGACTGGAAAGATGCCCACTGGGTTTGtatctgtttttggttttgacttcttcctaacCTCCCTCTGCCCAGTGTGTTCACTTCCGCATCCTGGCTATGACTTTACCCCTTGTATTGGGTTTTGATGACCCAACCTTGTTTCTAAAGATTGACTTAATTTATAGCACAAATGTATGGGAGGAATGAGAGCAGAACTTCCTTTTCGTTTGTTTGAGATGCAGATTGAGTCTTGAAGAGGAAGGAGTATTATATATGCAAATGACGTCCCAATCCCACCCCTCTTCCAAGCCTTCCCACCAGAAGGTTACAGTGAGGCTTCCAGCCCTGTCTAGGAGCTCAGAGTCTGCAGAGAGCCCGAGGCTATGTGAAAGGGAGGAGACTGAACTTCATGTCTTATctgtgttctgttcatgaaatgGGAGGAACGTGTGAGTTTGAAAAACTTTTGTTTCTAAATGGAGGAATAGATGACTTTATTTTGGTGGGGGGTTGGGACTGTGGCTTTAAAACAAATGGCTTTTGAGTAGGATGtatatttttgttggatattttgtttgtttatttttttagagTCCTCCACAGCAACATGAGAGACCATGGAGAAACCCAGAGACCTTTATCAATTAATTGTACTGTTTGTGAATTTGTATAAATGATAACAAAGATCCTCTTAAAACGTTTATATTCTTACAGTAAAAGGTTAAACcgatatttatataataaaagaggaaatatgaagtatgtttttgaaaaaaaaaagcacaaaatccCCCCCTTGTATCTGTGAATTATTTTTAAGGCATTGTGTGTTGGGTACGTGCTCAGGTGGGAGGTGTTATGTGTgcatggaaactggaaggaaggTAGAGTTCAGTTTGCTCATGCGGTGTAAGTTCATGATTGAGAATTTCTTCTGTGTAAGATTTACCACTGACATCCAAATGTTCTGTCTCTAGAAATGTGATCAGACTGGAGAGTTCTATAAATTTTGGTTTTAAACTGTCAACATGGAAAccgaaagaaaatgaagaaaatgaaacttttttttttttttttttttttaagaaaccagaCTTGGAAGAGTCAGTTTCCCATAGTGGCCAGTTTCTTCTGGggaatggtggtggtggaggtgaaaCCCAGGGGTAATCGGGAGGAAGTGGGTCCTGAACTCTGGAAGTGGTCAATAGGGTGGGCATCCTTACACTGGGAGCTTGTGTGGGATGGAGGGGACCAGCCATTGTTCTGGGGAAGTTGAAAGTGTTCTCCTAGCTGGCTGGCCTAGTCCCGCATGCTCCTGTTGTGCAGGTCCATCGGAAGGGGGCAGCAGTGCTCTTTAACATTTCCCTTCAGGCCTGGCTGCAGGCAGACCCTCTGCTGGGGCTTAGGGAGACTGGTTAGAAGTTTAGGCACATTTTCGCTTTAAGCCCTTCTAGTACCCAGGCTGGCCACTCAGCCATTGGTGGGGGTCTAGGCTGAATTCAGGGCAGACAGGGGAATACTAACAAT is part of the Rattus norvegicus strain BN/NHsdMcwi chromosome 4, GRCr8, whole genome shotgun sequence genome and encodes:
- the Fbxl14 gene encoding F-box/LRR-repeat protein 14, with the protein product METHISCLFPELLAMIFGYLDVRDKGRAAQVCTAWRDAAYHKSVWRGVEAKLHLRRANPSLFPSLQARGIRRVQILSLRRSLSYVIQGMANIESLNLSGCYNLTDNGLGHAFVQEIGSLRALNLSLCKQITDSSLGRIAQYLKGLEVLELGGCSNITNTGLLLIAWGLQRLKSLNLRSCRHLSDVGIGHLAGMTRSAAEGCLGLEQLTLQDCQKLTDLSLKHISRGLTGLRLLNLSFCGGISDAGLLHLSHMGSLRSLNLRSCDNISDTGIMHLAMGSLRLSGLDVSFCDKVGDQSLAYIAQGLDGLKSLSLCSCHISDDGINRMVRQMHGLRTLNIGQCVRITDKGLELIAEHLSQLTGIDLYGCTRITKRGLERITQLPCLKVLNLGLWQMTDSEKVR